Below is a genomic region from Alphaproteobacteria bacterium.
AACGAGATAAAATTTTTTTCAGCTGAAGATTTTTTGAGAATGGGCAGTCAAGGTCATACGCCTATTATTTATGCAATATTAAAACAAAAATATAATAATTTTCATAAATATTTAAAAATTTGTAGTCATTTATTGAGTGATTATAGAATTAGTGTATATATTTTATATTTTCTTAAACTGAATTTAGATGATGAGGCGGTAAAATGCGTTGATTATTTTAAAATAAATTTTAAGGATAGAATAAAAAAAATATTAAAAAGTAAAAATGAAAAGGGTAGTAGTGTTTTAGATTTTTTAATTATTAATAAAAACAAAAATACACTTAACCATTTTATTGAAAATTTAATATTTGAGCCTGAAGATTTTGCTGATTATGAAGCATTTTTTATTTTGACTGATCATATTTTTAATTCAAGTTTATTAAAAAAAAGATTAGAAAGAGATTTTGAAGTTTGTAATGAGGGAGAGCCAAAAGTGAAAAAAAGTCGCGAGCTGTTAGCTAATGAGGTTCTGTTGCACGACTAAAATAGGGTTTTCGTTTTATTCTTAACTGTGACGAGATAGGATTGTAAGATTCTTGTTATGTTATGTATAAAGCTTGATGTTATACTTCTTATTATCGTCAAATGACCGTCTACATTTTTTGCCCATTTTTAAAAAAAAAATGAGTCTAATTCTTTTGACTTGAGTTTTGTCAAAAAATTTAGTATAAATCTAATCCTCAATTGGAATTGAAAGAGTAAGACTATGGCTGTACCTAAGAAGAAAATATCGAAATCCCGTCGTGGTATGAGACGCGCTCATCAAGCGCTTGTAGGCGTTTCATCAAGTGAGTGCTCAAATTGTGGTGAACCTAAGCTTCCGCATCACATGTGTGGTTCGTGTGGTCATTATGATCAACGCGAAGTTATTTCTAGTCCCATCGAGTCTTAATATTTAGGACGAATGTGGTGACTAAAAAAATCATCGTTGCCCTCGATGCGATGGGCGGCGATAGGGCTCCTGAAATAGTTGTCGAAGGTGCTGCATTAGCACGTGAGCGGCATTTAGGAGTCCATTATCTTTTTTTCGGCATCGAATCAAAGATAAAACCTCTTTTAGAAAAGCATAAAGAGCTTTCTAAAGTGTCTGAGATTGTTCATACAGATGATGTTATTTCTGCAGATGTACGTCCTTCAGCAGCATTAAGAACGGGTCGGAAGTCTAGCATGTGGTTAGCCGTCGAATCTGTTCGTGATGAGCTTGCTGGTGGTGTCGTTTCTGCAGGTAATACAGGCGCTTTAATGGCATCTTCACGCTACGTCTTAGGGATGATTCCCGGTATTATGCGTCCTGCAATTGCTTCATTTTTGCCTACCCCTAATGGTGAGTGCGTTATGCTTGATTTAGGCGCAAACGCAGAATCTGCTGTTGAGCATTTAGTTCAATTTGCAATCATGGGTGATGCTTTTGCACGTACAACATTAGGCTTACCAGAGCCTAAAATTGGGTTGTTGAATATTGGCACAGAAGAAACAAAAGGCACTGAATCTGTTCGTCAAGCTTATGCTGTGCTTAAAAAAATGAGTTCAAATGAAACCGACTTTCCCTTAAACTTCCATGGGTTTATTGAAGGTAATGACATTGCACTTGGCACAACGGATATCGTTGTGACAGATGGTTTTTCAGGTAATGTTGCTTTAAAAGCCATAGAAGGCACGTCAAAACTTTTTAGCGCCTTATTAAAACAAACTGTCCAGCATTCAATTTGGGCAAAAATTGGTTTCTTATTAGCGAAACCAGCCTTTGACAAATTAAAAGAACGTGTTGATCCAAGACGTTACAATGGTGCTGTTTTTTTAGGTATTAATGGATCCGTTGTTAAAAGTCATGGCGGTACGGATGCTTTTGGGTTTTCAAATGCTATTGGTATTACAGCTGATATGATTCATAATGGTTTTATTGATCGTGTACGTGATGAAATAGAGCGTATATCGCATCTTGTTTTTTCCAAATCCGTCTGAGTGTAATTACTCACGATATCGGTATTGTTGATTAGTTTGTTTTCGGGACAATTTTTAGAATTGGCCTCATACATCACTGTTTTCCTGAACGCCTTGAAGCTTAGCTTCGAAGGCAGATTCAGGATCCAGAAAGAAATACATGCTCGTAAGAGCATGACGTGTTTATTTAAATTGTGTCATGATCTTCGATCATGATTGTAAACTGGACCCTGAATCTTACTCGAAGCTTTGCTTCTCGCTTGTTCAGGGAAACAGCTGAGTAGGTGGTAGTTTTTGTATTAATCCAAGTCTATCGATTATAGTCTTATTTTTGAGAGCGTTTTATGGAATTCAGATCACGTTTAATCGGTGTAGGAAGTTATTTACCAGAAAAAGTTCTGACGAATGATGATCTGCCTGCAATATTAGAAACGTCTCATGAATGGATTATGGAGCGCACTGGGATTGCTCAAAGACATATTGCGGCTACCAATGAACTAACATCAGATTTAGGGTATCAAGCAGCTTTAAAGGCGCTTGAATACGCATCTATCTCGCCACAATCAATCGATCTTATTATTGTTGCAACATCTACACCTGATCGCACTTTTCCGTCGACTGCTGTTGAAATTCAATCAAAATTGGGTATTTATAACGGTTTTGCATTTGATCTTCAAGCTGTTTGTAGTGGTTTTTTGTACGCGTTGATTACGGCTGATAATTATATTAAATCTGGTTCTGTAAAACGCGTGCTTGTGATAGGTGCTGAAATTTTTTCGCGTATTGTCGATTGGAATGATAGATCAACCTGTATTCTTTTTGGGGATGGGGCAGGGGCTGTTATTATGCAAGCTGAGCACAAACTCAATCTTCCAAACGAATCTGGCATTCTTGCATCGAAATTATGTTCTGATGGTCGTTATGCAGATCTTCTTTATACCGATGGTGGACCTGCAATGTCTGAAAAAGTTGGTAAAATTCATATGCAAGGTCGCGAAGTATTTAAGCATGCCGTTGAAAAAATGTCGAGTGTAAGTGCTGAAGTATTGAATCAATCTGGATATAACATCGACGATATTTCTAAAATTATTCCGCATCAAGCAAATACACGCATTTTACAAAGTGTTTCAAAAAAACTAAATTGTCCTTATTCAAAAATTATGTCAACAATTGATAAACACGCCAATACTTCTGCAGCGTCTATTCCATTAGCTTTAGATTACGGTATAAGAACTGAACAAATTAATAGTCAAGATTTAATTTTGTTAATGGCTTTAGGTGCTGGATTTACTTGGGGTTCAGCAATAGTACGTCTTTAATAATCTATTGTAGTTAAATACTATTTCTATTTTTCAAAAACATTGGTATAATCATTAATATAGACGTTAACGTAACCTTATTCCAAATAAGGAAAACAAAATAAAGGTAAGGTATCATGAGCGGCGAAACAATAACACGAGCCCATTTAACGGAAGCGATTCATAACCAAGTTGGTTTATCGCGTGCCGATTCTGCGCAGCTTGTTGAATCTGTTTTAGACGAAATGTCTAAAACGCTTGAAACAGGATTAAGCGTCAAAATATCATCTTTTGCCAGCTTTATTTTGCGTGATAAAAGCAAAAGGGTTGGGCGTAATCCAAGAACGGGTATTGAAGCCACCATTACACCGCGTCGTGTTGTGCTTTTTAGACCTTCTCAGCTTTTGCGTAAAAAGATAAATGCAAAGATTAAGTAGATATTTTGGGTATGAAACAAGCCACGCTTCCTTTTTTAAGGAATTTAACTGAAGATGTATCTTCTGATGGAATGCGTGGGCCCAAAAAAAATGATTCTAATAACATTGTTGAAGCTGTTTGTGATATCACTGAAGCTAAGGTTTTTGATAAACAGGTTGATTCGACTTTGATTGATTCTACGAAAGACAAACAATTTTCTGATGCGATTGAAGAAGATTATATATCTGATGGCAAGGTATTGTCTAAAAAATCAGAAAATGCATATCATACGATAGGTGAAACATCTGATTTATTAGGTGTTCCAACACATGTGTTACGTTTTTGGGAAGAAAAATTTTCTATTTTAAATCCGGTTAAGCGTAATGGAGGTAGGCGATATTATCGTCCACTAGATCTTAAGCGTTTAAAACAAATTAAAGATTTGCTCTATACTCAAGGCTACACAATCAAAGGTGTGCAGCAGCTCTTTAAAAGCAAAAAAACGGATATTCCTCCTGTCGAGAGAAAAGATCTTCCTGAGCCCGCTTCGAATGCAACATTAAAAGAAGAATTGAACAAAATGTTGAATGAAGTTATTACGTTGAGACAATTTTTAAAAAATTAAAAAGTTTATATTTGTTAATTTTATGAGATATCAGGTTTTTTCTTATATGTATAAAGAATATGTATTAAGCATTATGTCTTTTTTTGTATAAAACTGCATGATTATAATCATTCTACGGGACAAAAATATAGTTTGCATGAATCGCCTAGTCAATAAAAATCTTCGTGCGTAGACCCTTAGAAGCTACAATGAAACACTTCATTTTAAAAGATTTTGTTAGTATTGATATATCTAAAATTAGACTTAATATATTATGTTATTTAAAAAAGTAAAAATTAAGTATTATTTATGTTTATTATTTTTAATAAATTTGATACATTTAAATTCGTTAATTCAGAATGAATTAAATACTAAATGAAAGGAACATTAAATGTATAAAAAAACTATATCGATAGCATTTTTAGCTTTAATTATTTTATCTTCATCTTTGTTTGCAGTAGAAGAAGGTGCAGGTGAAGCACATATTTATGATTATAATTCTTTGAAATATAATCATTATGCAGCTGAAGTTGAAGATTCGGAGAAAGTAATTATAGAAGATCTTGCAAAAAATTTTGCTGAGGGAAAGAATTGGGATTGGTATGATCATCACTATGTTATCAATTCAATACTTAATATAAGAGCAGAAGATAGAGAAACTATTATTTTTTATGCTAAAGAACTTTTTGATGAAGGACAAATTGTTCAGTCAAATGATGCTAGTCTTTTTGTTAACTCAATTTCACGCGTAAATTTGGAAGATCTTGATTTTTTTGTTCAGTTGGTAAGAGAATTTCCTGGTAGAAAAAATTGGCATTCAACTGATTTTTGTATGTTCGTTTATAGACTTACTCAAATACAGCCGGCAGATCGTGCTTTTGTTGTTCAGGCTCTAAAAAGTCTTGTAGAGAGTAATAATTGGGATGGGATGTATTCGGGATTTAAAATTGCTGATGCCATTCAAGGCTATATAGTGTAAGTGGAATTTTTGTTGAACGTACAACATGTTCTTTACTCCGATGGGAACCTATAAGATGTAAGGTTTTAATCAAGATTGTTGGTCTAGATTAAAATATAAGATCGTGGGCAGAAGCTTTAGGATCCAACCGACCTTTTAGGTCTGTCCTGAAATACAAAGTCTTCTGCCATTATCATGACTAATTTCACTCAATCATGCTAGGTTTTTAAGATACAATCCTGAATCTGCCTTCGAAGCTTCGCTTCAAGGTTTTTACGAAAATAAAGATGTGTAGCAAATCTCTAGCATAAAAAAATTGTTCGGTAGATTGATAAAGAATACGCATTGCGCATTATGCCTTGTCTTGTATAAAGCTAGCGGATTATAATCGAAAATAAGAATAAATAAAAAAATGTTGGGTGGAGAGTTTAATGCGGTTTTTTGTTTTACTTGGTTTTGTAACATTTGTTTTATCATTAAATTTGAAATCGTTAGAGGCAAATTCTGATAATGAAGTTAAAGAAGTACCAAAAAACAAGCATTCTAAAATTGATGTGTCTAAAAATGATATGGTTCACATCAAAGAAAGAAAACATAAAAGAGAGAAAATAAAAGATAAAAAACCTAAAAATAAACAATCTTATAAAAAAAAACTTATGGCTCTTCTTCGTTCAGATTTAAATGAGCTAGTTGAATATAAAAACAAACTTTCTCCTGAAGGTGGAAACAATTTTTTTTTGAATCCAATAGCAAAAGAAAATAGTATAATTTCTAAACATCAAATTGTTCCTTGTGTAGAAGATTGCAAAAAAAAAGTTATAATTTTAGCCTTAGATGGTGGGGGAATAAGGGGCATTATTCCAGCTTATATTTTGGCGTATATTGAAGCTATAACTGGAAAAAAAATTCATGAACTTTTTGATGTTGTGGGTGGTACATCAACAGGCGGTTTAATTGCTGCTGCAATTGGGGTTCCTGATCGGTGTATTTATAATCAACCACTTTATGCTGCAAAAGAAATTGTAGAATTTTATATTAAAGATAAAAAGTTAATTTTTCGAAAAAGTAAAAATCCTTTAGCGCATGGAGGTTTAGCCCGCGCAAAATATAGGGATTCGGGTTTAGAGAAATTTATAAAAAAACGTTATACAAGAAGATATAGATTAGGTGATATGTTAACACCTGTTGTTTTGACTGGGTTTGATAGTAATGCTAAAAAATTAAAGCTTTATTCTAGTGTAGACGTCTATCTTGATGAAACATTTGATCATCGTATTTATAAAGCAGCGCGTGTGACGGCAGCAGCACCTACTTTTTTTAAATCCGTTAAAAATAACCTTGAGACTGAGTCTATTGAGGGTGTTAAAAAAGAAAAACAAGTGCAGGTTTTACGTGATGGTGGGTTAATCGCGAATAATCCATCAGAGCAAGCATATGAAGTTGCACGTAAACTTTTTCCTCATAAACAGGAAGCGGATTTTATTGTTATTTCAATAGGAACAGGTA
It encodes:
- the rpmF gene encoding 50S ribosomal protein L32; this translates as MAVPKKKISKSRRGMRRAHQALVGVSSSECSNCGEPKLPHHMCGSCGHYDQREVISSPIES
- the plsX gene encoding phosphate acyltransferase PlsX; amino-acid sequence: MTKKIIVALDAMGGDRAPEIVVEGAALARERHLGVHYLFFGIESKIKPLLEKHKELSKVSEIVHTDDVISADVRPSAALRTGRKSSMWLAVESVRDELAGGVVSAGNTGALMASSRYVLGMIPGIMRPAIASFLPTPNGECVMLDLGANAESAVEHLVQFAIMGDAFARTTLGLPEPKIGLLNIGTEETKGTESVRQAYAVLKKMSSNETDFPLNFHGFIEGNDIALGTTDIVVTDGFSGNVALKAIEGTSKLFSALLKQTVQHSIWAKIGFLLAKPAFDKLKERVDPRRYNGAVFLGINGSVVKSHGGTDAFGFSNAIGITADMIHNGFIDRVRDEIERISHLVFSKSV
- a CDS encoding beta-ketoacyl-ACP synthase III — encoded protein: MEFRSRLIGVGSYLPEKVLTNDDLPAILETSHEWIMERTGIAQRHIAATNELTSDLGYQAALKALEYASISPQSIDLIIVATSTPDRTFPSTAVEIQSKLGIYNGFAFDLQAVCSGFLYALITADNYIKSGSVKRVLVIGAEIFSRIVDWNDRSTCILFGDGAGAVIMQAEHKLNLPNESGILASKLCSDGRYADLLYTDGGPAMSEKVGKIHMQGREVFKHAVEKMSSVSAEVLNQSGYNIDDISKIIPHQANTRILQSVSKKLNCPYSKIMSTIDKHANTSAASIPLALDYGIRTEQINSQDLILLMALGAGFTWGSAIVRL
- a CDS encoding integration host factor subunit alpha → MSGETITRAHLTEAIHNQVGLSRADSAQLVESVLDEMSKTLETGLSVKISSFASFILRDKSKRVGRNPRTGIEATITPRRVVLFRPSQLLRKKINAKIK
- a CDS encoding MerR family transcriptional regulator, encoding MKQATLPFLRNLTEDVSSDGMRGPKKNDSNNIVEAVCDITEAKVFDKQVDSTLIDSTKDKQFSDAIEEDYISDGKVLSKKSENAYHTIGETSDLLGVPTHVLRFWEEKFSILNPVKRNGGRRYYRPLDLKRLKQIKDLLYTQGYTIKGVQQLFKSKKTDIPPVERKDLPEPASNATLKEELNKMLNEVITLRQFLKN
- a CDS encoding patatin-like phospholipase family protein; this encodes MRFFVLLGFVTFVLSLNLKSLEANSDNEVKEVPKNKHSKIDVSKNDMVHIKERKHKREKIKDKKPKNKQSYKKKLMALLRSDLNELVEYKNKLSPEGGNNFFLNPIAKENSIISKHQIVPCVEDCKKKVIILALDGGGIRGIIPAYILAYIEAITGKKIHELFDVVGGTSTGGLIAAAIGVPDRCIYNQPLYAAKEIVEFYIKDKKLIFRKSKNPLAHGGLARAKYRDSGLEKFIKKRYTRRYRLGDMLTPVVLTGFDSNAKKLKLYSSVDVYLDETFDHRIYKAARVTAAAPTFFKSVKNNLETESIEGVKKEKQVQVLRDGGLIANNPSEQAYEVARKLFPHKQEADFIVISIGTGKSPKSKSHSNLGKINAAEIVQDFMSAQMAETDRKMSEKLGKNYVRIQANLDEKARLDDVSKKYLVKLLKAAQTIIVEQAQTFIHLNEVWQIQDGKHGGSYDLWRGMKEQYLNTMSTQTKEEHYAPSSPMFVRSDAE